A window of the Candida orthopsilosis Co 90-125, chromosome 1 draft sequence genome harbors these coding sequences:
- a CDS encoding Yih1 protein (S. cerevisiae homolog YIH1 has role regulation cellular amino acid metabolic process and localizes to cytoplasm, nucleus), whose amino-acid sequence MSIEELIDEVSAIEAIYPDSVHNEAPQIYTFAIPNHESIKIQVNFPITYPDQSPELLLLVNEEKLRYTDTTYLEKVVKSVMMKTFVSGQVLIYELLSQLQEFLDEYLKERATEAIEPSTHEELAKQPLCHETPVANKLGDVSDHTLDWTKSDVITDRRSTFVAYAKAVENLEEATSYLENLLSDKRVSKAAHNISSWRIKTKDNISYQDCDDDGETAAGGRLLHLLQMMDVWNVVVVVSRYFGGIHLGPDRFKHINTAARDAVTKGGFLPKNSKSKETSHSAKRK is encoded by the exons ATGtctattgaagaattgatcGATGAAGTAAGTGCAATAGAAGCAATATACCCAGACTCTGTGCATAATGAGGCACCTCAGATTTATACATTTGCCATCCCTAATCACGAGCTGATTAAAATCCAAGTCAATTTCCCCATTACTTATCCTGACCAAAGCCCCGAATTGCTTCTACTCGTCAATGAAGAGAAGTTGAGATACACAGACACTAcgtatttggaaaaagtcGTCAAAtcagtgatgatgaaaactTTTGTCTCCGGTCAAGTATTGATTTACGAGCTTTTAAGTCAGTTACAGGAGtttcttgatgaatatttgaAGGAACGTGCCACTGAAGCCATAGAACCACTGACTCATGAAGAGTTAGCGAAACAGCCATTGTGCCACGAGACTCCTGTTGCAAATAAATTGGGGGACGTATCCGATCACACCCTTGATTGGACGAAATCGGATGTGATAACTGATCGTCGTTCCACCTTCGTTGCTTATGCAAAAgcagttgaaaatttagaGGAGGCTACTCTGTACTTGGAAAACCTACTACTGGATAAGAGAGTCTCAAAGGCCGCCCACAACATTTCAAGTTGGAGgataaaaacaaaagacaaCATAAGCTATCAAGattgtgatgatgatggcGAGACAGCAGCTGGTGGAAGATTACTACATTTACTTCAG ATGATGGATGTGTGGAATGTGGTTGTCGTGGTTAGTCGGTACTTTGGTGGCATTCACTTGGGACCTGATAGATTCAAACACATCAACACAGCCGCTAGAGATGCTGTCACAAAAGGAGGATTTCTTCCAAAAAACAGTAAACTGAAGGAGACAAGTCATAGcgcaaaaagaaaatag